A window of Eublepharis macularius isolate TG4126 chromosome 18, MPM_Emac_v1.0, whole genome shotgun sequence genomic DNA:
ATTTCAATTATAGCCATTGTTCCCCTTCTCAACATGTAAGGCGTTTGCCAGCTTTCACTCATCCATTGCTGCGTGTTACTTTCCACCAGCCTAATCCCATTGAGAACCAGCAATTATTAATTACAGGcaaagagattttgggggtggggggtggggaaggaagaTGTGTACAGTGGGAGGGGAAAACATGCTTCAAGTGCCACCTAGTGGGCAATGAGCTAAATTAAAACTCCCGTCCTCCACTCAAATGATTTTCACAAACTACGCCCAGATCTCTTCTGCATGGCCCATTTACAGCGAGTTTTCCAGGTATTCGGCTCACATTTCAgttctgtaattctgcacttgagggagtcAGACTGAGGCggtgtctggtttttatttctgcactttcAAAAAACGCttcttctgctgtgggctttctgaCGGAAGACAAACGTCAGTggtttcagctttttaaaaatgttgcaacatttatttttttttactgcctATCTAAAGTTTATTGGGAACGCCTAAGAATTAAATATATGGGTAGGAAGTCTTTTTAAAGCCCATGTGATAATGAAGGTGTACATATGTTGCAACACCACACAAAAATATTGCTGGGCATAGAATTCCTGAGAATTTCAGtggtgtgctttaaaaaaaagtttctagccctcgTTGTGAAAGTATGCTTGCAAGTTTGTGGGCAATGATGTCTCGTAAAATTTCAGATGGCGGAAGTTCATAGTACTTCCATTGACCAAAGGCTGGTATTTTAGTGCCTAGTTTCAGTCTACAAAGTGCAAGATCCTAATGCAGTCACCCTAGCTGAATACCGCTGAGTCCATCAGGGGTCTGAGAAGTCTCCCATTCTGGCTGCTGGTCTTTGATCACAAATATGTTTTTATATTGCAGGTCTTAGCTCAGCTGctgctattttaatgattttacaaCTGTTATCTCGATTAATGCCTACATATTCTTATAGTTTTAATATGGATTTAATTTCAAATGACTGTTTAAAATTGGtagcttttaaagaaaaatatttaatCCTATTTTATTCTTGCGTGAAGCTGCCACGACCATTTTTGAGGAGGTGAATAACTCCAGATGGGGTAGCCAAGTTAGtccagcagcaaaataaaacagaaatctagTAGAACTAGTAAAGACTAACAAAAAATTTTCCAGCATAAGTTTCTTGAATCAGATCTtacatcatcagatgcatgtcataaatgcttatgctggaataaattttgttgttcttttaatTTCTTAACTTTATTTACTTCGGgtaaaccccacctttctctccaacagggactcaaagcagcttacatcattctcctctcctgcattttatcctaaCAGCTCAGTGAGGCAAGCTAGGCTGTGTGtttgggactggcccaaggtcacctggcaagatTCGATGGCATAGTGGGGAATTCAACCAGTATCTCCCAGACTCTAACGACTACATCATCCTGGATCTctaaaagtgccactggactcctgctttGTTTTATGAAGAATGCTAATAAATAAGCACTTAACACATCAGTTTGTGGGCTGCatttggcttggtgggccacaagTTGTACAGCCcagaatcagaaaaaaaattaccaattaGGAACTTTCAAAAAATTGCATGATTTATAGATGCAcccattggtttttttttttttgctgtgccaTGCAAGAGAAGCACTACCCCAGTGCTGTCCCCTTGCATTAAAACCCCTCGATTTGGACCGCTGTATACTGTTCAGTCTTGTTATAAAGGTTAGTTTGCTTTCTCAAATGAGGATTCACAATACTGAAAATGCCGACATAAATTAACTTTTTTTCCTTAAGACTATTTCAGCCGAAAACTTTTGGAACCTACTGAGAAATGAGAGCTGTTAAGACAGCTTGATTCTCCACCCTGTGTTTTGATTCACCTTGGGGGAAAATTTCAGCTTGAGCTCTCCAAAATCCTTCCTGGCATGGcttctgcagcttttcttctTCAGTTCACTGCTGACTTTTTAGGGTAGGTTAAAAAACAACCAACCGTGAAATGAAACGCTTCGCCTGCAGGCACCACATTAGCGAAGATGCTTTCCTTAAACAGTTGTTCTGCACAGACGCATAATGCTCTGCACAGGTATGCTACTGTTCCATAGGAGCTCAGCCTTCCTTCTTCAGTCAGAATCATAGGTTATGAGTGCTCATATCTCATTCCATCcatacagctgctcatcctccaatctgatatatgccctcatgtgccaaaaatgtccttctgctctgtacattggacaaaccagccaacctctatgcaaaagaataaatggacagaaatctgacattagaaatggcaacgtccagaaaccagtgggagaacacttcaatctaccaggacattccatcaaagacttaaaggtcgctgtagttcaacagaaatctttcaaaaacaaaatccaacgggaggctgctgaactggaattcatatgtaatttgactctgtcaagctgggactgaatagggactatgaatggttatctcattatcacaggtaactgatttcctttacattgGTGGGGtcggggagagtccagtggcacctggcgtgggctttcggggaccacagttctctttgtcagatgcatctggcggggagggctgtggttatcgaaggcttgtgctgcagtggaattgtatggtcttggtggtgctgctggactctttttgattttgctactacagactaacacggcaaactcctttgaacctttacacaagcaaactgatccccacatcaaaaggagctgtttgcatctccatatcaaaggagttgtttacatccctcctctcctcccctctcctcctctatatttgaccagtttctttctgcccaccatgcatctgacgaagagaactgtggttctcgaaagcttatgctacaataaaattggttcgtcttaaaggtgctactggactctttttgattttgttactacagactaacacggcaaactcctctgcaTCCTAACAACAGGCATCCTTAGAAACCTTTCTCAGCTCCTTTGTTTTTGACTTCTGAATAGCTGATGTGTTTGGGGGAAGGCGTAATTTTATGTAACAGGGTAACAATCACTTATCATTGCCTCAAAGAGTTTTTGCGTACCTCTCGCCAAGTTAGAAAAAGGGGCAGGCAGGACTGGGATTTCTACATgcagtaattttaaaaaggaacactTCCCAATCCTTGGCTGCTCTTAGCCTGATGAACCTGCAGCCCCTTAACAGCTTTATGGTATCTTGGAAAGGGAGATCAATATCAAAGGAAGAATTTCTCAAGTTTACCTCCCCCACTGCAGTTTCTCCCAGGTACCTAGCATGACTCTTCTAACATCCTCACACAAACCAGGCCACTTAATGTATTGATGAGGTATGCAAAGTCAGTGTTGCACAAATATCCGTTAAGTGTTAATAGTATTTTTAACTTCAATCGTGCACTGGACCAAATATTACAAAACAGACCACTATTTAACACTCCATGCCTGCAgtatcttgggggtggggggagagagattaGAGTACTCAGGTGGTCTTAAATACTATCCATAACCATTGGCAGGAATCCAGTATCCTAAACTAGCATCTTACTTGCAGTAGTTTTGGGTTTCCTTCTCTGTACTGTCAGTCAAGTCTCAATTCCTAATAAGGAAACAAATTCCTCTTGTCTTCTGGTTTGTCAtggtccaggttttttttttttgaggcttAGTCTGGTGTTTGCCATTAACATTTTTGCAGCCATGATTTAGACTAGGTAGTTTCCAGCTTCCTCCAGCTTGCTAGCACCATGAGTAGAACTATAGGTGTGTATGCTGCTTTCTTCATTTCTGGAACACAGCTTTGTCTTCTAGCTCTATATGGTAACCAGTGATGTAATAAATATTCCTTAAAACCAGACCCAGCATTTTGGATCTTAAGAGCAAGGTATTTGTCTCCTTGCAACCAATATCCCTGCTGGCAGACCTATTACTTTTAGATGTATTTTGCTCTAAcagccttttaaagccattttcccTGCAAGCAGGAGCCTTTGGCTGGCTAGTTTTCAAACTTTCCCCCATTCCTTCCCAATTGCTCACTCTCGCCTGATTACGTAGCTAGTTTTAGGCTCTTGGGTGGTCTTTaagaaaatattaaaagattaGCTCTTTGGGTGTTGTTTTGCCGATGAAGAAATTTATCCAATGCCATCAAGTTAAAAGTTTATTTGAGCTAACAGTTTCCTCTTTGTACAGGAGGTGGCTGACTTGGAAATACTGGAACAGTAGAATAACTACACATTTCATGTAGGTTTTGGTACTTTTTTGGTGTTATGTTCAATATTCAAATAAGATTTTTCTGGTAGATTCAAGAGTCTTTTTCTGTAATTCGAACTCTGAATAAAACATAAGTGATTCTCAGGGGCAGCCCCAGAGACCAGTTGTTTCCCGTCTCTGAATATCTGTGGGAAGCCATAAATGGCCAGAGACAGCTCTTTAACCCGATGCCATCTCCTGTAAATTACTCTTTACAAACTGCCCCAGCATAAATTCCTGCTGGGTTTTTATAGAAGCTGTGGCCTTCCTGACAATGCTGTGATTCAGCATAGGATGCCAAGGAAATTATAATTCCCGACAACCCCAAAACAAAGTTGTAATGGAGAATCTGGAAAGAGGAGCTTGCAGGAAAAATGACTTCCAACCGGGGCTTGTTGTGGCCCACCAAGTGCCCTTCAGACAGACTGTGGGATCGGTGTGGGGAGGTGTCTCCTCATAGGATTATTCATGGttgtaggtccagaggagttagccgtgttagtctgcagtagcaaaatagcagagagtccagtagcacctttaagactaaccaactttattgtagcataagctttcgagagccacagctctcttcgtcggatgctgtgctgtggctctcgaaagcttatgctacaataaagcggGTTAGTCTTCATGGCTGTAGAAACCGAAAAGGCTTGTTAAGTATTTCAGACTCtcataataaaaaacaaaatgtcaGTGAGCATATCCAGAATACAGGGAAAAGGTGACTGGGTAAATACAAAACACACATTTGTAAACTGGCATTGTTATATTACAAGAAAGAGGGAATGTGTACAGAAGCCTGCTCCAAGACGGGTTGAAGCTGAATTGGTAGCAAGTGCCCTTCCCACCAGCTTTCCTGTTGGTTCCGGTATCATTTCACAGGATCATAGCAAAGGAGCGAAATGTACCTGTTCTATGGGCTTATGGATGTTGAGCTCTAGAGCCTTACTAGAGATGCTAATTTTCTTCATTTCCTCCCATGCTATAATCTagctaattacatttcacattgtaCTTCCACATGCTGTCTTACTTCTTTGCAACCCcgcccaccttctgactgggataaaaaAGGCTCAGGACTTCCACTCCTACTCATATCGAATGAAGGGAACTcgacactcaaaagcttatacaccctggaaactcttactggcctgtaaggtgctactggaatcaaaCCTTGCTCCTCTATTGCAGActcacacagctacccacctgaggcTACTGGGAAGAATACAGTGACCGAATGCTATGACAAAGGCAACTACATGGAAAGATGAGAGGGCCTTAAAAAGGAAGACGTCTGGACTACATATCGTTAGTTTTGGATCAGTAAGACTTGACTGGATAAATTGGTAAGTCAACCGCCCCACCAAAGATTATCCAGAATGGTCTTCTGTGTGGACTTAATCCCAGCTTGAGTTTGACAGTGATAATTTATAGAAAATATGGTTAGAAGGAATTCCCCTCCCTTGTACAACATTTTACAAAAAAGCAAGTCCTGAacacaaagatttatttattaaaaatgctTTATATAAAAAACAGCAGTTCCTTAATTACATGTAACAGCTTTCCTCAGTTCTTGCCAGTGGATCCAAAGCCTCCCGAGCCTCGTTCTGTGTCATCCAAAACCTGGAAAACGAAGTCACAGTAAGCTTTTCTGGATTTACTACCACGGATCCTACAAATAGGAAATATATTTCCTATTTGTGTCCAAGACTAAtccataaaataaataacttcaACCTAAAGTGTAACACAGGAAGAAGCAGTGCTTTATTCCTTCCTGGATTTGTTATGAGGAATCCGGTCTATCGATAAGAACATAAGTTAAATTAAATAAGCATTATAAATATTGAATTCAGCCAAGTAATAAAATTTTCTCCCTACTTAAATGATTCAAGTTTCCTACCTGGACTTCTTCAAGTTCAGGATAGTAGATACGTTCACAGATCAGCTGGGCAATCCTGTCTCCTCTTTTAACTTAAAAACCAAAATAAGGGTTTAAGAAATGTGGCTAAACAGTTACAAATTCAACAAAACTCCCTAATCCTTCTAAACATTTGGGCCAATGAGGAAAGAGAGGACCTGAAGCtccaaaaacaaagcaaaacagagcAGCTATGCCGTTCACTTTCCACTGCAGACATTCCTTAAGCTACAGGAAAAAGTCATGTCAAACATAAACCATGCTGATTTCTCAACTCCATTTTCATAACAGAACCTTGAAAACTGAAAAGCATTAAGTCACAAccagaagctcaaagcagcatctCATGTTTCAGTATTTATAGAGATGAAAATACATTTTTCAGGTATTTAATGTATTGGTAGATCATGGTTCGAAACAAccatggaggaagagaagaaaggaaaagagagggtaCTTAGTTCACGTGgacttaacagcaccaaatttagttcttacctttaaaagtTTCTTTTCCAAAGTTGAATAGTACAACACCGACATTTCCTCGGTAATCCTCATCAATAACGCCAGCTATAACAAACAGCATAATTAGCAAATTTAGAATAGTGTTTTTCATTAGATATTCTCATCTGTTACTAATGCACTGCACCTTTGCTTGCACATTAGAAACAATGGAACGGGAAACTGCTTTGGGGTGAAGTAGAATCatcgggttggaagggatctccagggtcatctagtccaaccccctacacaatgcaggaaatccacatctacctccccccacacacaccccagtgacccctgctcaatgcccagaagtaggtatcaagctagtttcaATTGGACTGTAATGCTTGTAATCACTGCAGACTGGAAGTTTTTAGTGGTCCAGTTCTATACCTTAAGGTATAAATCCCATAAGTTAACACtgcaaaacacctctgcttctcaaGGTAAAACACAGACTAGTTCAGAGTGTGATAGTCTGTGCTTGCGTCCCAGCAGATGAACACAAAAATGAGATCATAACTTGAACCAATAACTACATTGGTATCCAAGAAAGCTTGGTCGGCCGAATACAATACTGTGTGTGGCACGCACTAATTCCACTAAAATTGTGGGATTGCATATATTCATTTTGCTGGACCCACAGTAATTGAAGTGTATACCCACTAGTATAAGTCTCCTGATGCTTCTTAATGGCTGTGCCCAAAAAGAGTCTGCCATGCTAGTATATCCCCAGAGATTTGGGAGAGAGCATGCCAAGACAGCTCCTCTTGAGCCAAACTTGTATAGTTTGATTTGCAAGTACAATGGCCTGTGAGACTGGACCAGTAGTAAAATACTACAGGTAGTTCAGAATAAGCACATGTTTAATTAGAGTTTTCACAATGTGGAAAATTGTTTTACGTTTCAGCCTATTTTTGTTACATACAAATGGCACAAACTACTTACCACCAACGTCGATGAAGTGATTCGCAGCTAATCCAGACCGTGGAgctaaagggaaaaaaggagggtttttttaaaagctacaaaTGTTATTGTTCTAAAATGCACATATTTGTGACAGAGCACTGATACGGTTTCGGACGTAGTTTAAAAACTGTCATATTTATATCGATAGGGTTGGTTTACAACTATTAGATCTTCATAGCCAAAGAAATAGCAATTTGTTTCAACACACAGGCAGAGTGTAAGAGGATGTTCAAAATCAAGCCTACACCACTTTAGCAATTCATTCAATCATCCAGCTTTTAAGCACAAGTTAAAAAAATGACTAATATAATGGTGCCCTTATACTGTGACCCAACACGCTAAGGAATGGGTTTATTTAGAGCAAATGTATTCTGACAGGAGCAGACTTTACCAAACAGTATATATGGATAGTAGGATTGTGCCGTTTTCATGACACAAGCCAGTTAGCAAGACTAGAAGCTTACAATTTCTCCAACATACCTACTCTACCGTAGCATCCAGAGGGAAGAGAGATTTGAATATCTGTTTTCACTACAGCCTTTCCCAAAGGAGGGATCTCAGAGTCAtaggcactaaaaaaaaaaaaaaaaaaaaaaaagcaagcaaaattaTGTTACTGCTTAAAGAACCTGAAGACTGTCTTGCTGGATGAGACCAGCCAGATGTGCCTGCAAGCTCATAATGTTGAATGAAAGCGACAGCCTTCGCCTCTTTGTCTCCAGCACCTGGCTTTCAGAAGTATACTGCttctgaaggggggtggggagagaacagGGCGATTCTGCAATTAAGCTTGACAGCCATTGTCTTTCCCCCGTACTACAATGTAATATATGAGAGAAGGGGAAAAGAAATGAACACAAGATTAGCAACAAGGCAAATCCTTTA
This region includes:
- the DUT gene encoding deoxyuridine 5'-triphosphate nucleotidohydrolase, mitochondrial isoform X2, which produces MWRFLQRLLRSTPASSPSKRLKTSGPEEKEPPGLRLRFAKLSENALAPSRGSSRAAGYDLYSAYDSEIPPLGKAVVKTDIQISLPSGCYGRVAPRSGLAANHFIDVGAGVIDEDYRGNVGVVLFNFGKETFKVKRGDRIAQLICERIYYPELEEVQVLDDTERGSGGFGSTGKN
- the DUT gene encoding deoxyuridine 5'-triphosphate nucleotidohydrolase, mitochondrial isoform X1; the encoded protein is MWRFLQRLLRSTAPASSPSKRLKTSGPEEKEPPGLRLRFAKLSENALAPSRGSSRAAGYDLYSAYDSEIPPLGKAVVKTDIQISLPSGCYGRVAPRSGLAANHFIDVGAGVIDEDYRGNVGVVLFNFGKETFKVKRGDRIAQLICERIYYPELEEVQVLDDTERGSGGFGSTGKN